The genomic segment cctcaagtagcttgccaggcttctctgtccatgggatcctccaggcaagaatactggagagggttgctgtttccttctacagaggattgtcccgacccaggaatcgaacctggtctcctgcattgcaggcagattctttaccaactgagctatgagggaagcccttcctaGAACCCCATTAACAAGTCTGCCTCCTACCCCTTAaacttctcttcagttcagttcagtcgctcagttgtgtctgactctgcgacccgttgggctgcaacacaccagacctccctgtccattaccaaccccctgagtttactcaaactcatgtccattgagtcagtgatgccatccaaccatctcatactctgtcatccccttctctcactttcaatcttttccagcatcagagtcttttcgaatgagtcagttcttcacatcagatggccaaagtattggagttacagcttcaccatcagtccttccaatgaatattcaggactgatttccttcaggatggactgattgtatATCCTTGctctctaagggactctcaagagtcttttccaacaccacagttcaaaagcatcaattctttggcactcagccttctttacagtccaactctcacattcatacatgactactggaaaaacattagctttaactatatggctAAAGTTATAACCATATAActtatgctgtctagatttgtcatagcttctcaaggagcaagcatcttttaattccatggctgcagtcactgtctgcagtgattttggatcctaataaaataaaattcatctgtttcgactttttccccatctacttgctatggagtgatgggactggataccatgatgtttattttttgaatgttgagtttcaagccagctttttggTCTCCTctattcaccttcatcaagaggctctttagttcctcttcactttctgccattagagtggtatcatctgcatatttgaggtgttgatatttctcctggcgatcttgttTCCAGCGTGTGATTCACCCagtctagcattttgcatgatgtactctgcatagaagttaaataagcagggtgacaatatatagccttatcAAAATCCTTttccaactttgaaccagtctgttgttccatgtccggttctgttgcttcttgacctgcatacaggtttctgaggagacaggtcaggtggtctgttattcccatctttttaagaattttccacggtttgttgtgatccacacaaagactttagcatagtcaatgaagcagaagtagatgtttttctggaattaccttgctttatctatgatccagcaggtattggcaatttgatctctggttcctctgccttttctaaatccagcttgtatatctggaagttcttgtttcacatattgttgaagcctagtttgaaggattttgagcataactttgctagcatgtgaaatgagtggaactatatggtaatttgaacattctttggcattgcccttctttgggattggaatgaaaattcatCTTTTCCAATCCTGAGGCccctcctgagttttccaaatttgctggcatattgagtgccacactttcacagcaacatcttttaggatttgaaataattcagctggaattccatcacctccaccagttttgttcatagtaatgcttctaaggcccacttaacttcgcattctgggatgtctggctctagctgagtgacaccaccattgtggttatcctggtcattaagacttttttggtatagctttgtgtattcttgccatctcttgttaatctcttctgcttctgttacgtccttACAATTTCTATCTGTTATcatgcccattcttgcatgaaatattcccttgatatctctaattttcatgacaagatctctagtctttcccattctattgttttcctgtctttctttgcattgttcgcttaggaaggctttcttacctctccttgccatttcctggatctctgcattcatatgggtgtatctttccctttctcccttgccttttgcttctcttcttttctcagctatttgcaaagcctcctcagacaaccacttggccctcttgcagttctttttcttgggaattgttttgatcaccacctcctgaacaatgttacaaacctctgtccatagttctataggcactctgtctaccaggtctaatatcttgaatctatttatcatctccactgtacaatcataagaggttgatttaggtcataactgaatggtctagtgatttttccctactttcttcaatttaagcctggatGTTGCAATTTCCatgatacctcagttggtaaagaatccacatgcaatgcaggagatctgggtttaatccatgggttgggaagatcccctggagaagggaaaggctaccaactccagtattctgccctggagaatgccatggactgtatagtccatggggttgcaaagagttgggcatgactgagtgactttcatttgttgcaataaggagctcatgatctgagccacagtcaacaccaggtcttgtttttgctgactgaatagaggttctccatcttcaactagaaagaatataatcaatctgatttcagtattgcccatctcatgatgtccatgtgtagagtcatcacTTGTGTGGTTGGACAAGGGTATTTGCTCTGACCAgggtgttctcttgacaaaaccctgttagcctttaccctccTTCATTTTGGACTCGAAGGCCAAACTTGGCTGTGtattccaagtatctcttgacttcctacttttgcattccaatcccctatgaagaaaaggacacctttttttggtgttagttctagaaggtgttgtagatcTCGGAGTGAACTGAGGATGagcttggttcatttccaaggcaaaccattcaacatcacagtaatccaagtctataccccatccactaataccaaagaagctgaagttgacccaTTCTATGAAGATCTGCAAGATCTGGAACCAACCCGCTGGGGATCAGTAACAGAACCTGAGAACTATCATGAGCACATTTGGCTCTCCTGTCGAAGCCCTGTCTGTCCTGTGTTGAGTCTCTCCACCCATCCTACTCCTCCATGGATGTATTTCAGGCCCCTGATTTATTTTACCCAGTCTACTCAGTGGCCTCATAAGCAGTATCCCCTGGTCCTGGTCCACTCTTGCCCTCATCTGTGCGCATATAAGCACACACAATCCATTCTCCACACAGATACCCAGGGATGTGTGTGCTCTTCACGGGAGCCTTACCTGCAGTTATTGGATGTGCATAGGGCTTCAGAGTCTTCACATTTGCTACTCCATTTCCTGAAAGGCTCTGGTCTCTGCCAAGCCAGTTTATATACAGTTCCTGAAAATTGTTGAAGCTGGGAGATCAGCACATGGAGGTTCACTATAATATTCcttgatatatttgaaaataatatttttttaatttcaattgaggtttaaaaaaacaagacaaagtgAACTTGAACCTGTTCTCAGTTTCCTTCAACTCCTAGGAGGCTGAACCTCCCTGTTCTTCATTTTCACAAATGCTATGCTCCTTTGATGATGTTACAATACACATAACCTAAATAATTATCATCTGGCTCCACCTATGTAAAGCAGTACCATTTCTGTCTTCTTGACCTTTAAATCCAAAGCACTTCACAGTTTCTTCCACATATAAAGCACTCAAATAAATACTagatatgaatgaataaatgaactaatAATTAGTAAGTAAACTTGCCTAAGGGTACAGAGCTAGTAATGTTTAGAATTAGACTCGAGTGTGACACCTAGGTCTATGTTCTCTACATTATGCCATTCATAACGCAGTGTAATTATGAGGAATTTACAATTGAACCAACAGACATTAACCCTGATACTCAAACTGCCCTGGACTCTAACCCTTTTCCTGAGCCTTAACTAACCCTGAACCTAAACATCGCTGATATTCACCCTCACTCTAATGCTGACCCTAACACATACCCTGAATCTCACCCTGACCCACACTTACCATAACCCTGAACTGATCACAATACTCACTCTTTACCCAGAGCTTGACACCGACCCTGAACCTGACACTGAAACTTAACCCGACCTTGACCTGTGATCCTGACCTTCCtaagacagtaactgcagccatcaGTATGACTCTCTCCCTAACACCCAACACTGACCATGATGACCCAGACCCTCATGTGACCCTACCCTCACTCCAGCACTGACCCACACCTAAACTGGACCCTCATGTCACCCAGCCCTAATTCTGAACCTAACCCTTGGCCTTATTGTAATCCTAATGttcaggagtacgtcaaggctgtattttgtcactctgcttatttaacttacatgcagagtacatcattcgaaatgccgggctggatgaagcccaagctggaatcaagattgccaggagaaatattaacaacttcagatatgcagatgacacacttatggcagaaagcaaagaagaactaaagagcctcttgatgaaagtgaagaaggtgaaaaagttagcttaaactcaacattcagaaaaagaagatcatggcatctggtcccatcacttcatggcaaacagatggggaaacagtggaaacagtgagaaacttttttttttttggcttcaaaatcactgcagatggtaactgcagccatgaaattaaaagatgcttgctccttggaaggaaagttatgaccaacctagacagcatattaaaaagcagagacattactttgccaacaaagttctgtctagtcaaagctatagtttttccagtggtcatgtatggatgtaacagttggactataaagaaagctgagtgttgaaaaattgatgcttttgaactgtggtgttggagaagactcttgagagtcccttggattccaaggagatccaaccagtccatcctaaaggagatcagtcctgaatattcattggaaggactgatgctgaagctgaaactccaatactttggccacctgatgcaaagaactgactcactggaaaagaccctgatgctgggaaagactgaaggcgggaggaaaaggggacgataaaggatgagatggttggatggcatcactgactcaatggacatgagtttgagtaggctctgggagttggttatggacagggaaccctggcatgctgcagtccgtggggttgcagagttggacatgactgagcgactgaactgaactgaactgaatgttcataCATGCTAATTCTTACTCTCAGCTGTACCTTGAAGCTAACCTAAGCCTGTGTGAGACTTGACCATGAGTCTGACCCTAAATGTTCCTGACCTTAACCCTATGCTGGCTTGAATAGTAGTCCCCAAAACATGTATCTAATACCAGTACTTGTGAATGTAACCTTACTGGGAAATAGGGCCTTTGCAGAATTAAGGATCTCAAGATGAGATACGCTGAACACCGTTGCATTGTGGGTGGAGCATGTACTAGTTTGTTTAGTAATATACGTTGAAACATGGAAAAGGACAAAGCACGGGTATGGAGGAAGTGcacatgaagacagaggcagagactggagtgatccCATTACAAGCCCAGGAATGGCAAGGGGACCAGAAACTGCAAGAGACCAAGGAGGCTCCTCCCCTGGAGCATTTGGAGAGGGTATGGCCCCGCCCACACCTAGGCTGCAGGCTTCTGACATCCgcaactgtgagagaatacactTCTTTTGGTTTAAGCTAACTAGTTTGTGTCAATTTGTTACACAGACCTAAGAACTAATATACACCCTCATTCACCATAAGTGAATCTAACATTTACCATGGCCGAGCCTTCTCccttgttgtggttcagttgctcagtcgtgtcctactctttgccaccccatggattgcagcatgccaggcttccctggcctccactatctctcggagtttgctcaaactcatgtccattgagtcaatgatgccatcaccGTTATACCCACCCTAACATGAAACTGACCTCAATCCTCATACAGACCAGAACTTGAACTTTACCCTGACCCTATGAACTTCACACTCACTTCGGGCTAGATTTTGACCATCATCCTAACCCTGATAATCACCCTGATACTGAACAGAACCTTCCTCATAACTTTGACATTGACCCTGATCTAGATCCTCATCCTAAACTTAACCTTGACACTGATTCTGCCATTTACTACTGCCATAACCTTGACCCTACTGCCATGACCTTGACCCTAACCATGAAGATCCTGATGACCATATACCTCACAATGAACATCTCGTCAGCTCTGACCCTTGTCCACACCTCCTCACCAAAATCCTGAACCTGTCCTGACCGCATGAGCTTGAATCTCATCTGCTGCTTGATTCTTCCTGATTGTCCCTGACCTTTACCCGCATAATGACCCTGAAGCTGACCTTGGACCACACACTCCAAGTACCCTAAATCCAATTTTGACCTTGACCTTCAGTCTGACTCTAAACTGGACTCTGCGCCTAAGTCTTACTCTGGCCTTTGAATGGTGTTTGTTGAAACAGTGTGTTTAACAGTGTTAGGAGAGTGTTCATCAGTATTGAGATGTTAGGGACATTGTGTTTACATGTGCATGGCATGGCTGCCCCTTTATTAAATGGTATATCATAATTCAGTGTATTTAAAACTGGTGGGTGCCTTACTATGGATAGAAGTATATGTGTGAAACATACTTTGTTTCccctccagctttattgagatataggtATACAAAAAAAACTGGGCATAATTAACATATTCAATAGGGTGAGTTATTTACTTCCTTCTTTACTGAAGTGTACGAACCTCTGTGTTTAAGcaacctgctaagtcacttcagtcatgtccaactctgtgcgaccctgtagacgggagcccaccaggctcccctctccctgggattctccaggcaagaacactggagtgggttgccatttccttctccaacttaggCGTATACTATTTTTTggaattaaaaattgtttttagctGTATGTTTGCACGTTCATCCTTTTACTGTATCTATATATGTACAACTTTTATAAGTGAAATATGCTGAAACACTATAAGGTACATGTGTTATTGGTTGTGCTTATATACCTATGAAACTGTGTACAGCAGTGTATCTTGCATGTACTACATTGCTGAGTTATATGTTGAAACCTTCTTTTCAAGAGAGCTATGGAGCGTGACGTCACAGCAAGATGGTGGAGTAAGAGTTTTCTATCGTTATCCtcccaaagaataaatatttggaCAATCACCCACTGATAAGGGTACCTCTTTTGGAGTCCTGATTCCAGCAGTGAAGTTCCATCACTTCTCTGGAGCAAAAAATCTGAGAACAGATGTATTGAAAGGGTAAGAACAGTTAATTACCGTTGGATTAATTTACTATCTCTAGTACTTTGTGaatctttgggattttttttttgtatatatgaTCATGTTTTCTGTTAGTTGTCTGATAgtttcattccttctttcctaaTTTGAGTCCTTTTTTCTTGTCTGACTGCTCTGACTAGAACATTCAGCAGTGTTGAAAGTGGGCATCCTTCTCTTGATCCTGACCTCAGAACATTTTCTCTTTCGCCAATGAGTAGAATGTTACCTGTGGATTTTCATAGATGTCCTTTGTCAGGTTGATTGTTTCCTTCTAGTCTTGGTTTGCCATGTGACTTTTATCTTGAAACTGTATTGAATCTATCAAATATTTTTGCATTGAGATGAACCTGTTTTTCCCTTTGTGTATTAATGTTATGCATCACAACAATGGGTGTTAGATGCTGAAGCAACCCTGTAGCGCTGGGATGGCACCATACGCCTGTGAGCAATCCTTAGTGCTGCTGGACTCCATGTCTGAGTGTTTTATCGAGGATTTCTGCATCAGTGTCCATAAGGGATATTGGTCTACTGTTGATAGAGTCTCtggctttagttttttttttttttttttttgagtctctgGGTTTGAAGGTAATGCTGGGTTCCTGGAATCAGTTAGGGAgcttttccctttctgatattttttGGAAGCATTTGAGGATTGGTGTTAACTCCTTCTtcagtgtttggtagaattcaccagtataCTGTCTGCTTCttttggctgggggtgggggtggtttttAATTACTAATTAAGTCTCATTGCagatctgttcagattttctatttcttgagtcagttttggcaatttatatttctaggaatttttatttctgtaaggcTGATGTCTCCACTTTcgttttttttttgaataaacaAGTTTATTTGTAAATTTAGTCAACATATATAATTGACCTAAAAGCTTCAATAGAAGGATAAATTTTAAACCACTTGGAAAGCCATCTCTATGAAGTGATTTTCCTGGAATCTATGCCACATGAACACCATTTTAACTGGCAGAGGTTCCATAAGCTGAAGCTGTGTCCCTCCCCCACAGCAAGTTTACCCTAACAGTTATAATACAAACCCCACAAGGAAAAAAAGTTCAGTATTGTTCCTCCTTGGTAGAGAAAAGTTCAACCTAGTTATCAGACCAATCACAACACAAAGAAAAGCTGCGCTAACTACTATATTAGTAACAGATGCTGCTGCGGTGAATAACTTGTATTATAGTCTAGAGCCCTTATAAATAAATCCCCCTCCCCGTTAGTGTTTGCATTATCAGCTAGAGGGTTAGTTTAACATGTGGTAGAACGAGGAGTTATGCAAGGCATAACACACAAAGCACTTTACTACATACACAAGTGCAGTCTACTCAGGAGAAAACCTATCAGTCTCTCAATCACATACCTTAAAGACAACACTCCCCAGCACACCTCAGTGTAGAACATTTAATTGAAAAATGTTgacactacaatatataaaatagctatTATAAATGCACATAGTGTATTCTATAGCTGCcaggtttactttttttttttttttttaaggaaattgtaAGTTACACTGTGGTTAAGACTTGTATCTTTGCTCCTGAAAACGCCCACATTCTAACAGTGATTTATGGTCAGACTTAACAGTCCCAATTGTTAAACACTTGGATCAAGTTATAACCAGTTTTATTGCAAAAGGACCCTGTACACATTTATCAATTCTAGTACCTTAATAGCTACTCAACAAATCATTAACACAGAAACGTGCATCATGAGAAGCAAGAAATATCACCGATCCCTTCTGCATATTAGCAACTTGTCACCCCTTAGCAACAGTGCTCACATCACTCAGGTTTGTGAACAGTCACTTTTCGCCTTCATCCTGAGAGAAAGATGGAATGACTTAAGTACAAATGCAACATATTATAAACAATTTCTCACCAAAAAAAGTCACAAATTAAACCAAAGTATTTTACAGAAATGTACTACAAAACACCGTAAAAACCGCCTTCACTTAAGCTCTCTCTCCCCGTATCCGGCGAGCCAACTGGATGTCTCTGGGCATGACCGTTACTCTCTTAGCGTGGATGGCACACAGATTAGTATCTTCAAACAAGCCCACCAGGTACGCTTCGCTAGCCTCCTGCAGCGCACCGATGGCGGCACTCTGGAACCGCAAGTCAGTTTTGAAATCCTGGGCGATCTCCCTCACCAGCCTCTGGAAAGGCAGTTTCCGGATCAGAAGCTCGGTGGATTTCTGGTGACGACGGATTTCTCGAAGCGCAACAGTCCCGGGCCTGTAGCGATGAGGTTTCTTCATCCCGCCGGTAGAAGGGGCGCTTTTCCTGGCTGCTTTTGTGACCAGCTGATTGCGGGGCGCTTTCCCACCCGTTGACTTCCGAGCAGTCTGCTTGGTTCGAGCCATTTTCTTTCACCCAACGCAGAAGTTTTAGGCCGCTTCTCCGACCGCCGCGCCGCTGCTGCTGCCCAAAGAGCAGCAATAGCTCAGCTACGAGAAAAACTTCCAACGAACGGAAGAACTCCTTCCAACGAACAACCAAACCGCTCTGCGCTCCACTTTCGTTTCTGATACTAGATATTTgcgggtttgtttttttttttctaaatcagtCTAGGTTTATCAATGAGCTGTTCAAAGAATCAATGTTTTGCTTGCTGCtgctttttgtgcttttttttactGGCACCGagtttagtttgttctttttcttagtCTCCTAAACATGTAGCATTAGGTTACTTATTTGCaatctttcttttctaatataggcGCTAAAAtgtgatgaaataaaaatttctacttgaaggcaggacaagaaaaactaaacaaaaatttctttgttcaggcctcctccctccctgccgtCCCTTTAGTGTATAGAGGGATGTAGGGTGcgtctgggagaaggcaatggcaccccactccaggattcttgcctggaaaatcccatggacggaggagcctggtaggctgtagtccatggggtcgctgagtcctat from the Budorcas taxicolor isolate Tak-1 chromosome 14, Takin1.1, whole genome shotgun sequence genome contains:
- the LOC128059276 gene encoding histone H3.3C, giving the protein MARTKQTARKSTGGKAPRNQLVTKAARKSAPSTGGMKKPHRYRPGTVALREIRRHQKSTELLIRKLPFQRLVREIAQDFKTDLRFQSAAIGALQEASEAYLVGLFEDTNLCAIHAKRVTVMPRDIQLARRIRGERA